From the genome of Oryza glaberrima chromosome 1, OglaRS2, whole genome shotgun sequence:
CCTCCATGGCGCGCCGGCGAGAGACTCTCGCTCGTGCAGCCCTGctgccccccctcctcctctcctgttCGAGCCAATGGCTCCGTAGTCCATCCATGGCTACCGACGCGCGGAGTGGATTGTGGCGGGAGGACGAGGAGCTCTTGCCCGCAGTCTCCGGCCGACGATTTCGAAACGCATTCGGAGGCCAGGCCACTGGCGAGGATGGCCGCGGCGGCTCCGATGTGGTGGGGTAAGAGGGTACCGTTCTTACTACTGAATCTTCAGTTGGTTCGTCTACTGAATCTAGTTAAATTCGTGGAGGTTTTTAGAGGGAAATATTTATTCCAGTACAGGGCAAGCATGAACATGTAGATGAAGGCTCCGTGAATCAATTTCTGCATGAAATTAGTTGATCTGTGTTGTTTTCGGCGTGTTTCTCCGGCTGGGGATGAAGGCCTTCTGTCCCGTTTGTTGAACTCATTGTCGACATTTGGCAATTGTGTTGGATGAACAGTCCTATCACTTGAAAAATTGTCGATGGTGCTCCTCTTCCTAATTCTCATAACTGATAACTGTGTTGATGTTAACAGGCCATCGATGTGTATCCAGTATAAGCTGTTCAGCTGTTTGAGTTAGCTCTTAGGCATCTATACATGTCTTTCACGCATAAAGCGTACTTATGAAATGGCTTACATGTACAGGTGAAGAAGAACAGGAAAAGAACGAAGCTGaatgagaaagagaagttgTATACTTGTAATCACGTGCTATCTTTTCGCTGTTGCAATGAAATTTCCTGATCACATGTTCATATGAATAATATTGGCAGTTTGGCAGGCAGTTTCAGTGGCAATAAGTTCAACTGTGTGCTGCTCAACCATTTCCTTTTCgaacaaatctatatatgttttatcTGTTCTTGACAATATAGTAAAGGAACTTCTTTTCTGAAGActgattaaaaaaacatgaccTTTGAATCAAGCTTGTGGCCTCTCAGATAACGAACTTTTCCTGCCACCTAGTTATGAGTATAATATGGCTTACATTTACACaggtgaaaatgaaaatgagaaaagaaaaggcacaatGGGAAACAACGGCTGATGATTTATTATGTTCTGCCCTTCTTTGTTGTGACAAAATGTCTTGATCACAAGGACGGAATTGGCAGGGTAGCTGGCAGTTGCAGTAGCATTAACTGCCAACTGTGTGCTGCTAATCTTATTTGATCCAAATTATATGGTTATTAATCAAATCCCATAGCCCCATAATCCCCAACCATGCCCGAAGAAGCTGCTGTAAGATGCTCAAACTTGTATTTTGGTGCTTCTGATGCTGTGATAGTGTGATGCTTGTACATCGATTGGTGGAGTAGAGTATCCTGGTCAAAGCCATTAGCAATCTCGATGTCTTCCTCCATCTCACATATCTCTGCAATGGCAGGGGATGGCGTCAGTCTTGCGGAGGCTCTACCTCTCTGTCTACAACTGGATTGTCTTCATCAGATGGTCAGTTCTATTGCCTgctgtttgttgagttgtgCATGAATATCGATCTCACTTCCAGCATCTTTGTTTGCTGGTCAATTCTTGGATTGTACAGGGTGTTGTTTTGATCAAGGCTCTTTGATTTGGATCTTGCAGGGTTCAGGTGTCGTGGTCCATGATATTGGCATTGTTGGAGAAGAGATATGAGGCCGTCTACGCTGCTGTAGAGCAGCATCTGCTGTTCGCGCAGACTGCTGCCATCATGGAGGtttgttttttctcttgttGCCTTTATAGTAGTAAAACTGTAAATTTGGATGCAGCTGTACAACTTTTTTGTTTCATTGCTCATGGAGATTGAGAGGTGCTaaactttttttgttttgctgttTGCCTGGTGATGGTGATACTGGTAGTGCAGATTCTTCATTCCATTGTAGGTGAGATATCCTTTCTCtttataaagaaaataagtctTATTTTCTTCCCAATacgttgtcttttttttttgcagaaaaaCATATAATATGTCGATGACAAAACTTCAACATGGGGTACCACATTAAATTTcatttttgactttttactgCAAAACGAAGGGATTAAAAATGATATGTGATTGAGCCTAAAAGATTAATAAGAATCTGGGGGCTCTTCAGAGTGGAAATTGTTAATCATGCAAACACTTTAGGTCTAAGGATTACCTTGATgttgttttttagtttttcataATGAATTAGATCGTGGTAGATGGTAATTACTGGTATGTGCACAACAAAAGATATGCTGTAGTTTTGATGAATGTATATAgactttcatatttttttattaaaacatgcataatttaaaaataatattattttaaaggaaaatcacAGAAATATTGCTCGATTGATGGAAGTCACAAAAATAGAACCCTATAGAATTACAGTTGCTCAATAGGTGACTTGTCGAACTGGGGGAGGCCGACAGGCTTAGCTGGCGTGAGAAATCCAAGTCATGTAAACACTTTATAGTTTACATGAATCTGGTGGCTCTGCATGGTGGAAATTGTAGCTTGTCGTCCCACCGAAGAACAACAAAGATTCGTCGTCCCACAGCTGATTGATACTCCCTCGTCGGGAGTAGGCGACCTTCCAAAAATAATGCAGGCCCTATGCCAATTCAAAAAAGTGACGTGGTGGAGTGGTCTGCTAGCACACTCGGATTTAATGCACTCATGGATTAAAatgctactacctccatcctaaatgtagctatttcttgCACAATgccttgtcccaaaataaaactatttccCCACCTACctcctcatctcaaccaatcacaaccattatGTTTCATCTACtttcttttctcaaccaattacacaCTTTCTATAATTATTCTCACCTACTTTCGTTATACCTGTGACAACCTCAATAATACTTACATTTTGGCACGGAGGAAGTATCTAGCCTACCTGATTCAAGCATGTGTCAGGCCATCCCCAACCCAGAAACTATTAAGTAGTTTCCATACTTACCATGTCATATAGATACTATGTATAGAAACTATATATCCAATGGATggtgtcttcaaattaaattctcatccaatcatcgctcttctctctccttttatccaCCTATCCCCTTGTTTTCATTCTTGATtcttgtgtagagatggttttttgcatgagaaatggtttcttcatctttttaccTCTTTCCTCATTAACTCTCTTGCCTCATCAGATTTTTGCTTATGTGACAATGTATTTAGGTCCTgattgtttcagcttaagattattgtaatctagattattgaacCATATTACTATAAGTtgaattataataagccgacatagaataagctgcgAGCTGTTTGTTCCCTtggattataagttgttttttagttgttagccacccaataaattaaaaaggcacctttagagtggattactagattatagtaatctggcttatagattgtaataatctatcataataagctatctgtttgttttagcttattcctaataatccagattataataatcctaagctgaattaaacagggccttaatgctatggacacgaTATGACATGGAGGGTTGGGGATGGCCTCAGGGAGTTGAAACTAGCTGCATACACGGTTTAAATGCATAGGCCCTCATGTGGACCAATCGGCTTCCCAGTGGACGACAGGCCTCCATGCATGTGCCATGTAGACCTGCGGTTGGCCGATATGTTTTGTGGTGGCCAGGTCAGTCTGCAGCTGATCGATAGGTGGCGTGGCGGGTCCTGTCGTTTTGTAGCTGGTTGATGGGACTATGTGGAGTTAGGCTGACAGACTTTCCGGTCCACATGTGTCCGATATGGGCTTGTCGGCCTCCCCTAGAAGGTCCCTATCAAACAACCCAAGACCGTCATGCTTCTATTTCTATGATTTTTGACAACTGAACAATATTTCTACGATTTTCCATtaaaataatgatatatattttaaacATTCTAACTTTCATATTTGTGCAGTGTAATATGTAGCCTCTAGCCTCTTTTTcaatcatttgaaatcattaTGATAGTAGCAATAGTCTGGAATTTGAATACATCTAGAGAAGTTTCAATGTTGAGAAAATCATCTTGTTAGCTTCTTCCTAAGGAGAGAAAGGAAGTGTCCTGTTAGACTCAATtagttccccccccccccccccccaaaaaaaaataatattttcttatTACTGTAACCTTAATTGTTGAGAAGGGTTGGTAAGGTCTCCAGTGTCTTCTACTCTTCCACAAATTACTGGAAGGTTGTTCATGATCTGGGGCATCTTGCGGAGCTTCCCTGAGGTAATATCAGGACCTTACTCCCAAGTTATTAGATAGTTTCTATCTTCAAAACAAGTTCTGGATTAGAAAGCACTTCTTAAAATGACAAAACATACTATATGTTAGGTAATGTTTCAGCTATTAGAACATATCCCATACTTTCATTTATAATCGTAATGACTCTGAGTAGGCATTGGTCAAACCAAAGCGGCAGAAATTGCATAAGTAATGAAGCTGATGCAATCACATTGTGGAGAAGGATAAAATAGTGTCCTTTCCTTCCGCAGCATCCTAGTTTCCTATTTCCTGTATTTTAACTTCTCATCAAgtaattgttttgtttataaaCAATATGGGTGAATCACTGTCCACATGTTTTGCAGATACACACTCATATTTTTGTTACCTCCTTGCTCATAAGCTGGTGCATCACTGAGGTATGTTACTCCCTAAAACTTTTGACCAAATTACTCACTTGGAAGACCATGAATTTTGGATGcaattttattataattctGCTTCTTGAAATGATAGTAGTTGTTTTCCTGAAAGAAAATGCCAAGCTTTGAAAGTTCCTGTTTTGAGCTTAGCTGAACAAAGATTATGAAATTTTCTTCACTACAGAGCATgactttgtagaaaaaaaaaacttattcctTGCAGGTTACCAGATATTCTTTCTATGGCATGAAGGAGTCATTTGGATTTACACCTTCCTGGCTCTTATGGCTTAGGTTGGTTCTAGCTGTAAACAGATCATAATATGTAGCGCAAACTTCAAATGAAACTCATTATCTGTGAATTCTCTTAAAAATAAGTACTTATTATTTTCATACTGATTTCTTTGCAGGTACAGCACCTTCATAGTATGCTTTCCTGTTGGTATGGTTAGTGAGGTTGGCCTAGTCTACATTGTTGTTCCTTTCATGAAGGTAATTTGAATAACTTAGTAGAAAGGAAGAGCTCCGCCTCCATTTGATAACAATCTTGTTTAGAAACTATTTTCTTTTGGATGAGCAATATCAGGCATCTGAGAAATACTGCCTTAGGATGCCCAACAAATGGAATTTCTCCATCAAATACTTCTATGCCTCTGTCTTTTTCATGGTTTTGTATGCCCCAGGTAGTATTTCCCTTCAATTATACTTCATTTAGTAATTGATTATATAACCTAGtagtttttcttaaagaaaaggTAGCTGTAGGATTTTCTGAAAGGAAATCAAGTAGGATTTGCTAACTCACTGTCAGTGCCTTGTTGTTTCATTTGGATGAGTGCAGTATACCTGCACTTGTTCCACTATTTGATTGTCCAGCGGAAGAAGGCCTTGGCAAAATCAAAAACCACATAACTACTCAAGAGCTATCTAATCTGGTTTCTGCTCGCAGCTACAGCTCAGGTTGCTACCGTTTCTTGAACAAAGAAGTAAAAATGTATTAGAATGGAAATGCCGAAATACACAGACTATCTTTTCCCTTGGTAAATAAAAATGGACATGAGTACCATTTTCATGATTTGCTAATGGTGTGTTGTTCCAAACTTTGGCTTTTCCATATGTAAATAAAATTGCACTCCATATCGATGCCAAAAAATGATGTGTAGATTTTCTGCTTTTCAAGGATGAAGAAGGTTGCTATCACCATTTGATTCATATTGGTTCCCTGTAACTGTTTCTGGATATTATTTCATGAAAGTAGGGGTGGATCAGTGAAAGGAGCCAATTGCATCTGACATTGTCACACTGATATCGTGGATCATCCAAATGCTGAAATGTTTAAGCCTTTACAGATTGTCAAAGAAACACTAcctctatttcaggttataagactttctagcattgcccacattcacatagatgttaatgaatctaaacacacatatatgtctagatttattgatatatatatatatatatatatgaatataggcaatactagaaagtcttataatatgaaacggacgAAGTAGTTGGTTGTTGTCAAACTAGGAATTGATGGCACACTGCCTTGCTGTTTCATTTCGTGAATGCAGTGGTTCCATACTTGTTTCACCATATGATATGATCGCGCAGCAGAAGAAGGCCTTGTCAAAGGCAAAAACCACATAACTACTCAAGAGCTATGGAATCTGATTTCTTATCGAAGCTACGGCTCAGGTTGCTACCATTTCCTGAATAAAGAAGTAAAGGTTACTACTAGAATGGAAATGCTAAAATACACGGATTATCTTTTCCcttggtaaaaaaaagaatgactTGCTAATGGTGTGTTGTACCAAACATAAGCATTTTTCCtatctgaagaaaaaaattgtactCCATATCGATGCCGAAAAATGATGCTTAGATGATGCCAAAAAATTGTACTCCATGTACAGGTGAAGAAGAACAGGGAAAAAACGAAGCTGaatgagaaagagaagttgTATACTTGTAATCACGTGCTATCTTTTCGCTGTTGCAATGAAATTTCCtgatcacatattcacatgaaTCATATCGGCAGTTTGGCGAGCAGTTGCAGTGGGAATAGGCTGTGTTTGTTCACActgaaattgaaagtttaattgaaattggacGATGTGtcatgtgacggaaaagttagaagtttgtgtgtgtagaaaagttttgatgtgatggaaaagttggaagtttagaaaaaaaaactttggaactataCAG
Proteins encoded in this window:
- the LOC127779921 gene encoding very-long-chain (3R)-3-hydroxyacyl-CoA dehydratase PASTICCINO 2A-like; this translates as MPEEAAGMASVLRRLYLSVYNWIVFIRWVQVSWSMILALLEKRYEAVYAAVEQHLLFAQTAAIMEILHSIVGLVRSPVSSTLPQITGRLFMIWGILRSFPEIHTHIFVTSLLISWCITEVTRYSFYGMKESFGFTPSWLLWLRYSTFIVCFPVGMVSEVGLVYIVVPFMKASEKYCLRMPNKWNFSIKYFYASVFFMVLYAPVYLHLFHYLIVQRKKALAKSKTT